One Paenibacillus crassostreae DNA segment encodes these proteins:
- a CDS encoding GerMN domain-containing protein, with the protein MLRKIKIRSITAAGLLVVPMIVAGCSGFSSQSMEIDPPPAQVEADMLQSINDSLPQAKSEQLSPTSLVFLTEQHGLLAPVSLGLPPMDNKDNLPLRQSLEAMVKNGPYAAYLPQGFTGVLPEGTEVKMISVDKEQKLAVVEFNESFTAYDASNERKILEAVTWTLTSHDNIKQVQFWVEGKKITEMPINRTPLDKPLSRSMGINLEKGEGATYTRSSSVTVYFSSTSPTGIQYYVPVTRLVETGQDPLHSAINELIRGPQAKVGLTQVMTTETSLQSVKSESSGTITVALKDDMFIKGEKVPSEFLQAIVLTVTENVGDKKVIIQLNGDTNVIGYDNKNYGEPVSRSQYINEIPI; encoded by the coding sequence ATGTTGAGAAAAATTAAAATTCGAAGCATCACCGCTGCTGGATTATTAGTTGTACCTATGATTGTGGCTGGGTGCAGTGGTTTCAGTAGTCAATCGATGGAAATTGATCCACCACCTGCACAGGTTGAAGCTGACATGCTTCAGTCAATAAATGATAGTCTTCCACAAGCAAAGAGTGAACAATTATCACCAACATCTCTGGTTTTTTTGACAGAACAACATGGTCTGCTGGCCCCAGTATCTTTAGGACTTCCTCCTATGGATAATAAAGATAATTTACCCCTTCGTCAATCTCTTGAGGCAATGGTTAAGAATGGGCCATACGCTGCATATCTTCCCCAAGGATTCACAGGAGTATTACCCGAGGGTACAGAAGTTAAAATGATATCTGTTGATAAGGAACAGAAACTTGCTGTAGTAGAATTTAATGAATCTTTTACTGCATATGATGCCTCAAATGAACGAAAAATACTAGAGGCTGTAACCTGGACATTAACTAGTCATGATAATATCAAGCAAGTTCAATTCTGGGTGGAGGGTAAGAAGATCACAGAAATGCCTATTAATCGTACACCTTTGGATAAACCACTTAGTCGTAGTATGGGTATTAATCTGGAAAAAGGCGAAGGGGCAACTTATACGCGGTCCAGCTCGGTCACAGTATATTTCTCATCAACGTCGCCAACAGGAATACAATATTATGTGCCTGTCACGCGGTTGGTAGAGACTGGTCAGGACCCACTTCATTCAGCGATTAATGAGCTTATCCGTGGTCCACAAGCAAAAGTAGGATTAACACAAGTGATGACGACAGAAACATCTTTACAATCTGTAAAGAGTGAGAGTAGCGGAACGATAACAGTTGCTCTTAAAGATGATATGTTCATTAAGGGGGAGAAAGTTCCATCTGAGTTTCTTCAGGCCATTGTATTAACGGTTACAGAGAATGTTGGGGATAAAAAAGTTATTATACAATTGAATGGAGATACTAATGTAATTGGATACGATAATAAAAATTATGGTGAGCCTGTATCGAGATCACAGTATATAAATGAAATTCCTATATAA
- a CDS encoding phosphatidylglycerophosphatase A, translating into MTNEKGLYHLNSKFVSETTHELLHKRGVTIPEIAELVLFLQQKYYPALTMDECIHNVEMVLSKREVQNAVITGIQLDMLAEEGKLISPLLEMMVNDEGLFGVDEILAFSIVNVYGSIGFTNYGYVDKLKPGVLERLNDKTDGQVHTFLDDIVGAVAAAASSRIAHRKQAERELHAADQGIELDPLNDGKSPE; encoded by the coding sequence ATGACCAACGAAAAAGGTTTATACCATCTAAATAGTAAATTCGTATCAGAGACAACTCATGAGTTGCTTCATAAAAGAGGCGTGACTATTCCCGAAATTGCCGAACTCGTCTTGTTCCTGCAACAGAAATATTATCCTGCTCTAACTATGGACGAGTGCATTCATAATGTTGAAATGGTTCTTAGTAAGCGTGAAGTTCAAAATGCTGTCATCACCGGAATTCAATTGGATATGCTAGCTGAAGAAGGTAAACTTATTTCTCCTTTACTGGAGATGATGGTCAATGATGAAGGACTTTTTGGTGTAGATGAAATATTGGCGTTCTCGATCGTTAATGTTTATGGAAGTATTGGATTTACCAACTATGGTTATGTAGATAAATTAAAACCTGGTGTATTGGAAAGACTTAATGATAAAACAGACGGACAAGTTCATACATTTCTGGATGACATCGTAGGTGCAGTTGCTGCTGCTGCCAGTAGTCGGATTGCCCATCGTAAACAAGCTGAGCGTGAGCTTCATGCTGCCGATCAAGGAATAGAGCTTGATCCTTTGAATGATGGCAAGTCTCCAGAATAA